A section of the Agrobacterium tumefaciens genome encodes:
- a CDS encoding cell division protein FtsQ/DivIB produces the protein MFAMIGKKSTAKKREQFAAAPSADDRMVLPRPLRRVVRFGVSLATGRIHIPAHTGTIAAVAFYAATGLYGMSLGGHTNIVTQATTSAAGFAVEDVKVSGNLQTSEIDVFQLLGLDGSTSLIALDIDAARRKLVQLPWVEDVDIRKVYPKTIEVRLKERQAFGIWQHGSELSLIEKSGSVIAPLRDNKFASLPLFVGRDAETGAAGFVDQLADWPEIRNRVRAYVRIAGRRWDLHLDNGIVVKLPEENLPKALQLLARLDLEEKVLSRDVAAVDLRLSDRTTIQLTEGAAERRQAAVDARTKALKKAEKNT, from the coding sequence GTGTTTGCGATGATCGGCAAAAAGTCGACGGCAAAAAAGCGCGAGCAATTCGCGGCGGCGCCCAGCGCCGACGACCGCATGGTATTGCCGCGTCCGCTGCGTCGCGTCGTGCGCTTCGGCGTCAGCCTTGCGACCGGACGCATCCACATTCCCGCCCATACCGGCACGATTGCGGCCGTCGCCTTTTATGCGGCGACTGGCCTTTACGGCATGTCGCTTGGCGGCCACACCAACATCGTGACACAGGCGACCACGTCTGCCGCCGGTTTTGCGGTTGAAGACGTCAAGGTCTCCGGCAACCTCCAGACGTCGGAAATCGATGTTTTCCAGCTTCTCGGCCTTGATGGCAGCACCTCGCTGATTGCGCTCGATATCGATGCCGCGCGCCGCAAGCTCGTGCAGCTTCCCTGGGTCGAAGACGTCGATATCCGCAAGGTTTACCCGAAGACCATCGAGGTCCGCCTGAAAGAGCGTCAGGCTTTCGGCATCTGGCAGCACGGTTCGGAACTGTCGCTCATCGAAAAAAGCGGCAGCGTGATTGCGCCGCTGCGTGACAATAAGTTCGCTTCCCTGCCGCTGTTCGTCGGGCGCGATGCGGAAACAGGTGCAGCCGGATTCGTCGATCAACTGGCGGACTGGCCGGAAATCCGCAACCGGGTTCGCGCCTATGTGCGCATCGCCGGCCGCCGCTGGGACCTGCATCTCGACAACGGCATCGTCGTGAAGCTGCCGGAAGAAAATTTGCCGAAGGCGCTGCAACTGCTGGCGCGGCTCGATCTGGAAGAGAAGGTGCTGTCGCGTGATGTCGCTGCGGTGGACCTGCGCCTTTCGGATCGCACGACCATTCAATTGACCGAAGGCGCTGCCGAGCGCCGTCAGGCTGCTGTCGACGCGCGCACCAAGGCTCTCAAGAAAGCGGAGAAGAACACATGA
- the murC gene encoding UDP-N-acetylmuramate--L-alanine ligase: MKMPKAIGLVHFIGIGGIGMSGIAEVLHNLGHRVQGSDQAESANVQRLREKGIEVFVGHTADNIGDAEVVVVSTAIKKSNPELVAAREKHLPIVRRAEMLAELMRFRNAIAIGGTHGKTTTTSMVATLLEAGNLDPTVINGGIINAYGTNARMGEGEWMVVEADESDGTFLKLPADVAVITNIDPEHLDHYGNFDAVRAAFRQFVENVPFYGFGVMCLDHPEVQALVGRIEDRKVITYGENPQADVRFSNVRIDGTRSVFDVEIRRRRTGKVFSFKDLVLPMPGRHNVSNATAAIAVANRLGISEADIKKGLASFGGVKRRFTLTGEANGVQVFDDYGHHPVEIKAVLKAAREACKGRIIAVHQPHRYSRLSSLFDDFAHCFNDADTILLAPVYAAGEDPIEGASSEALVSAIKAAGHRDARFLEKREDLASEVAAIANPGDFVVLLGAGNITQWAAALPSELKSISGKSE, encoded by the coding sequence ATGAAGATGCCGAAAGCCATAGGCCTTGTGCATTTCATCGGCATAGGCGGGATCGGCATGAGCGGCATTGCCGAAGTGCTTCACAATCTCGGCCACCGGGTGCAGGGCTCGGATCAAGCGGAAAGCGCCAATGTGCAGCGTCTGCGTGAGAAGGGTATCGAAGTATTTGTCGGCCACACCGCTGATAATATTGGTGATGCGGAAGTCGTGGTCGTTTCCACTGCGATCAAGAAGAGCAATCCGGAACTCGTCGCGGCGCGGGAAAAGCACCTGCCGATCGTTCGCCGTGCGGAAATGCTGGCCGAGTTGATGCGCTTCCGTAACGCCATCGCCATTGGCGGCACCCACGGCAAGACCACGACGACCTCCATGGTCGCGACGCTGCTGGAAGCCGGCAATCTCGACCCGACCGTCATCAATGGCGGCATCATCAATGCCTACGGCACCAATGCACGCATGGGTGAGGGCGAGTGGATGGTGGTGGAGGCGGATGAATCCGACGGCACCTTCCTGAAGCTGCCGGCCGATGTCGCCGTCATCACCAATATCGATCCCGAACATCTTGACCATTACGGCAATTTCGATGCCGTGCGCGCCGCGTTCCGGCAGTTTGTCGAGAACGTACCGTTCTACGGTTTCGGCGTCATGTGCCTCGATCATCCCGAGGTTCAGGCGCTGGTCGGCCGGATCGAAGACCGCAAGGTCATCACATACGGCGAGAACCCGCAGGCCGACGTGCGGTTTTCGAATGTCCGCATCGATGGCACGCGTTCGGTCTTCGACGTGGAAATCCGCCGACGCCGCACCGGCAAGGTGTTCTCCTTCAAGGATCTCGTCCTGCCGATGCCTGGCCGCCACAACGTGTCGAATGCGACCGCTGCCATCGCCGTTGCCAATCGTCTCGGCATCTCGGAAGCCGACATCAAGAAGGGACTTGCATCCTTCGGCGGCGTCAAGCGCCGTTTCACGCTCACCGGCGAAGCCAATGGGGTGCAGGTTTTTGACGATTACGGACACCACCCGGTGGAGATCAAGGCCGTGCTGAAGGCAGCGAGGGAAGCCTGCAAGGGCCGCATCATCGCCGTGCACCAGCCGCACCGCTACAGCCGCCTTTCGAGCCTGTTTGATGATTTCGCGCATTGTTTCAACGATGCCGATACGATTCTTCTTGCCCCGGTCTATGCTGCGGGCGAAGATCCTATCGAAGGCGCAAGCTCCGAAGCGCTGGTTTCAGCCATCAAGGCCGCCGGCCACCGTGATGCCCGTTTCCTCGAAAAACGGGAAGACTTGGCGTCTGAGGTCGCAGCCATTGCGAATCCGGGTGATTTCGTGGTTCTCTTGGGGGCTGGAAATATCACGCAATGGGCAGCGGCGCTGCCGTCGGAATTGAAGAGCATATCAGGAAAGTCTGAATGA
- the murB gene encoding UDP-N-acetylmuramate dehydrogenase, with protein sequence MRQVDGVKLLGRLGDGVNELRGRLTPDAPMDRVTWFRAGGLAEVMFQPHDTDDLIAFLKILPEDVPLTVVGVGSNLLVRDGGIPGVVVRLSAKGFGQVELAGENRIKAGAICPDKHIAAMAMDNGIGGFHFYYGIPGSIGGALRMNAGANGGETRERVVEVYAVDRQGNQHVLSNADMGYSYRHSGADKGLIFTGALFEGYPEDKAKIRADMDAVRHHRETVQPIREQTGGSTFKNPDGHSAWELIDEAGGRGLVIGGAQMSSLHCNFMINTGHATGYDLEYLGETIRRRVFEKSGIRLEWEIKRLGLFMPGREVEPFLGV encoded by the coding sequence ATGAGACAGGTCGATGGGGTTAAATTGCTGGGGAGGCTCGGCGACGGGGTAAATGAATTGCGGGGACGTCTGACACCGGATGCGCCCATGGACCGCGTGACGTGGTTCAGAGCCGGCGGTCTTGCGGAGGTGATGTTCCAGCCGCACGATACGGATGATCTGATTGCCTTCCTGAAAATTCTGCCGGAAGACGTGCCTTTGACCGTGGTCGGCGTCGGCTCGAACCTGCTTGTACGTGACGGCGGCATTCCGGGTGTGGTCGTGCGCCTATCCGCCAAGGGCTTCGGCCAGGTTGAGCTTGCGGGCGAAAACCGCATCAAGGCCGGTGCGATTTGCCCGGACAAGCATATTGCGGCCATGGCCATGGATAATGGCATCGGCGGCTTCCATTTCTATTACGGCATTCCCGGCTCCATCGGCGGCGCGCTGCGCATGAATGCGGGCGCAAACGGCGGCGAGACGCGTGAGCGTGTTGTGGAAGTCTATGCGGTTGACCGTCAGGGCAATCAGCATGTGCTTTCCAACGCGGATATGGGCTATAGCTACCGCCATTCCGGCGCCGACAAGGGCCTTATCTTTACCGGCGCGCTGTTTGAGGGTTATCCGGAAGACAAGGCGAAGATCCGTGCGGATATGGACGCCGTGCGGCATCACCGCGAGACCGTGCAGCCGATTCGGGAACAGACCGGTGGTTCAACCTTCAAGAATCCAGACGGTCATTCCGCCTGGGAACTGATCGACGAAGCGGGTGGCCGTGGTCTGGTCATCGGCGGCGCGCAGATGTCGTCGCTACATTGCAATTTCATGATCAATACCGGCCATGCGACCGGTTACGATCTGGAATATCTCGGCGAGACCATCCGCAGGCGTGTTTTCGAGAAATCGGGCATCCGGCTGGAATGGGAAATCAAGCGCCTTGGCCTCTTCATGCCGGGTCGTGAAGTGGAGCCGTTCCTCGGGGTGTAA
- a CDS encoding D-alanine--D-alanine ligase: MGGKHVAVLMGGFSSERPVSLSSGNACAQALEDEGYKVTRVDVGRDIAAVLDELRPDVAFNALHGPFGEDGTIQGILEYLAIPYTHSGVLASALAMDKAQAKKVAAAAGVPVAAERVMNRFDFTSEHPLAPPYVVKPVREGSSFGVVIVKEDQSHPPQILTSSEWKYGDHVMVERYIHGRELTCGVLDGEALGVTEVVPLGHNFYDYDAKYAAGGSKHVIPAEISPKIYQKIQSLAVMAHRAIGCRGVSRSDFRYDDRFSEDGEVIWLEVNTQPGMTPTSLVPEMAAHAGRSFGNLVSWMVEDASCLR; this comes from the coding sequence ATGGGCGGCAAACACGTAGCTGTTCTTATGGGTGGATTTTCGTCGGAGCGGCCAGTCAGCCTGTCGTCGGGCAATGCTTGCGCGCAGGCTCTGGAAGACGAGGGCTACAAAGTCACCCGTGTCGATGTGGGGCGCGATATCGCTGCCGTGCTCGACGAGCTGCGCCCGGATGTCGCTTTTAATGCGCTGCATGGGCCCTTCGGCGAAGACGGCACCATTCAGGGTATCCTCGAATATCTCGCCATTCCTTATACCCATTCCGGGGTCTTGGCTTCCGCCCTTGCCATGGACAAGGCGCAGGCCAAGAAGGTGGCTGCCGCCGCCGGCGTTCCTGTCGCTGCCGAACGCGTCATGAACCGTTTCGATTTCACTAGCGAACATCCCCTTGCGCCACCTTATGTGGTGAAGCCGGTGCGTGAAGGCTCGAGCTTCGGCGTCGTGATCGTCAAGGAAGATCAGTCGCACCCGCCGCAAATACTCACGTCCTCTGAATGGAAATACGGCGACCATGTCATGGTCGAGCGTTATATCCATGGCCGCGAATTGACTTGCGGCGTGCTCGATGGCGAGGCGCTGGGTGTCACCGAGGTGGTGCCGCTTGGTCATAATTTTTACGATTACGATGCAAAATACGCCGCCGGTGGCTCGAAACATGTCATTCCGGCGGAAATTTCACCGAAAATTTACCAAAAGATTCAATCATTGGCGGTTATGGCGCATCGGGCGATCGGGTGCCGTGGCGTAAGCCGTTCAGACTTTCGTTACGACGACCGTTTCTCAGAAGATGGCGAAGTTATCTGGCTTGAAGTGAACACCCAGCCGGGCATGACGCCGACCTCCCTGGTGCCGGAAATGGCGGCCCATGCTGGCCGCTCCTTTGGTAACCTTGTCAGCTGGATGGTGGAGGACGCTTCGTGTTTGCGATGA
- the ftsZ gene encoding cell division protein FtsZ has protein sequence MTIQLQKPDITELKPRITVFGVGGGGGNAVNNMITAGLQGVDFVVANTDAQALTMTKADRVIQLGVNVTEGLGAGSQPEVGRAAAEECIDEIIDHLNGTHMCFVTAGMGGGTGTGAAPVVAQAARNKGILTVGVVTKPFHFEGGRRMRLAEQGIEELQKSVDTLIVIPNQNLFRIANDKTTFADAFAMADQVLYSGVACITDLMVKEGLINLDFADVRSVMREMGRAMMGTGEASGPGRAMQAAEAAIANPLLDETSMKGAQGLLISITGGRDLTLFEVDEAATRIREEVDPDANIILGATFDEALEGLIRVSVVATGIDRVAGVGEQNVAEMRAAAAAAKPLIRPSAAVAPAPAAVQPAAVSQAPKAIDPIAQTIRSAEAEMERELGFAAHQQPAQDFRPQSKLFASSPAEAPAALRPAQPVQQAAPAPVAPAPVYHAPEQHAAPAPRMQQPQAPVYQEPAPVARQPEPVRMPKVEDFPPVVKAELDHRTHAAPAAQEERGPMGLLKRITNSLGRREEEEVPSDMMDAPSMAPQQRRAPLSPEASLYAPRRGQLDDHGRATPASSSHHDDDQLEIPAFLRRQSN, from the coding sequence ATGACGATACAGCTGCAGAAGCCTGATATCACAGAGCTGAAGCCACGCATCACCGTCTTCGGTGTTGGCGGTGGCGGTGGTAACGCTGTCAACAACATGATCACGGCTGGCCTTCAGGGCGTCGACTTTGTCGTTGCCAACACGGATGCCCAGGCGCTGACCATGACCAAGGCAGATCGGGTCATTCAGCTCGGCGTCAACGTCACTGAAGGCCTCGGCGCCGGTTCCCAGCCGGAAGTCGGCCGCGCTGCCGCTGAAGAATGCATCGACGAGATCATCGATCACCTGAACGGCACCCATATGTGCTTCGTCACCGCCGGCATGGGCGGCGGCACCGGCACCGGTGCTGCTCCTGTCGTCGCACAGGCCGCCCGCAATAAGGGCATTCTGACGGTCGGCGTCGTTACCAAGCCTTTCCACTTCGAAGGCGGTCGCCGTATGCGTCTTGCCGAACAGGGCATCGAGGAACTGCAGAAGTCCGTCGATACGCTGATCGTCATTCCGAACCAGAACCTCTTCCGTATTGCCAATGACAAGACGACCTTTGCGGACGCCTTCGCCATGGCCGACCAGGTCCTCTATTCCGGCGTTGCCTGCATCACCGACCTGATGGTGAAGGAAGGTCTCATCAACCTCGATTTCGCCGACGTCCGTTCGGTCATGCGCGAAATGGGCCGCGCAATGATGGGCACCGGCGAGGCTTCCGGTCCGGGCCGCGCGATGCAGGCTGCGGAAGCGGCCATCGCCAACCCGCTGCTCGACGAAACCTCGATGAAGGGTGCGCAGGGCCTGCTGATTTCCATTACCGGCGGTCGCGACCTTACCCTGTTCGAAGTCGACGAAGCTGCGACCCGCATTCGCGAAGAAGTCGATCCGGATGCGAACATCATCCTCGGCGCAACCTTCGACGAAGCGCTTGAAGGCCTCATCCGCGTCTCCGTCGTCGCAACGGGCATCGACCGCGTTGCAGGCGTCGGCGAACAGAACGTTGCCGAAATGCGCGCCGCAGCCGCCGCTGCAAAGCCGCTTATCCGTCCTTCCGCGGCCGTTGCTCCCGCTCCGGCCGCAGTACAGCCTGCCGCAGTTTCGCAGGCACCGAAGGCCATAGACCCGATCGCTCAGACCATCCGTTCGGCTGAAGCCGAAATGGAACGTGAACTCGGTTTTGCCGCTCACCAGCAGCCGGCTCAGGACTTCCGTCCGCAGAGCAAGCTGTTTGCATCGTCTCCGGCTGAAGCACCGGCGGCACTGCGTCCGGCCCAGCCGGTTCAGCAGGCCGCTCCGGCTCCGGTTGCTCCGGCACCGGTCTATCACGCGCCGGAACAGCATGCCGCTCCGGCACCGCGCATGCAGCAGCCGCAGGCTCCCGTCTATCAGGAACCCGCGCCGGTTGCCCGCCAGCCTGAGCCGGTTCGCATGCCGAAGGTCGAGGACTTCCCCCCGGTCGTGAAGGCTGAGCTGGACCACCGCACCCATGCCGCTCCTGCTGCCCAGGAAGAGCGTGGCCCGATGGGTCTTCTGAAGCGCATCACCAACTCGCTTGGCCGCCGTGAAGAGGAAGAAGTTCCTTCCGACATGATGGACGCACCGAGCATGGCTCCGCAGCAGCGCCGCGCCCCGCTTTCGCCGGAAGCAAGCCTCTACGCCCCGCGTCGTGGCCAGCTTGACGATCACGGCCGCGCAACGCCTGCTTCCTCCAGCCATCACGATGATGACCAGCTGGAAATCCCGGCGTTCCTGCGTCGCCAGTCCAACTAA
- a CDS encoding MFS transporter, giving the protein MTEAISPVSPTADNSNVVKTNSPARVLTASLVGTTIEFFDFYVYATAAVLVFPALFFPNNDPMTALLASFATFSIAFFARPLGAVVFGHYGDRVGRKTTLVAALLTMGVSTVVIGLLPSYETAGVLAPLLLALCRFGQGFGLGGEWGGAVLLATENAPPGKRSWYGMFPQLGAPVGLFLSSGVFWILLHFMSQEALLSWGWRIPFVASIILIAVGMWVRLSITETPDFQKAIEKEERVAVPVAELFRNHKRSLVLGTFVALATFVLFYIGTAYLLSYNVKVLKIPFLDALEVQILGSVVFGIFIPVAGKLAEKFGRREILIITTVLIGLFSFLLPSLMTGGEGSIFVFAALAMMLMGMTYGLIGTALAAPFPTRVRYTGSSITFNMAGIFGASLAPYIATWLQVNYGMGYVGYYLCVSALITLACILLSRKDEV; this is encoded by the coding sequence ATGACTGAAGCGATATCTCCGGTATCGCCGACAGCTGACAATTCGAACGTTGTAAAGACAAATTCGCCTGCACGAGTTCTCACTGCCAGCCTGGTCGGCACGACCATCGAGTTTTTCGATTTTTACGTTTACGCCACGGCCGCAGTGCTCGTGTTCCCGGCCCTGTTCTTCCCGAACAATGACCCGATGACGGCGCTTCTGGCGTCTTTCGCGACATTCTCCATCGCCTTTTTCGCCCGCCCGCTCGGCGCGGTGGTCTTTGGCCACTATGGTGACCGCGTTGGCCGCAAGACCACGCTTGTCGCAGCGCTGCTGACCATGGGCGTCTCGACTGTCGTGATCGGCCTGCTGCCATCCTATGAGACAGCGGGCGTCCTTGCGCCGCTGCTGTTGGCGCTTTGCCGCTTCGGCCAGGGCTTCGGTCTGGGTGGCGAATGGGGCGGTGCCGTCCTGCTCGCCACCGAAAATGCCCCTCCCGGCAAGCGCAGCTGGTATGGCATGTTCCCGCAGCTCGGCGCACCCGTCGGCCTGTTCCTCTCGTCAGGCGTCTTCTGGATCCTGCTGCACTTCATGTCGCAGGAAGCCCTGCTCAGCTGGGGCTGGCGCATTCCCTTCGTCGCCTCAATCATCCTGATCGCCGTCGGCATGTGGGTTCGCCTGTCCATCACCGAAACGCCCGATTTCCAGAAGGCGATCGAAAAGGAAGAACGTGTGGCCGTGCCCGTCGCGGAACTGTTCCGCAACCACAAGCGCAGCCTTGTGCTCGGCACCTTCGTGGCGCTGGCCACTTTCGTGCTTTTCTACATCGGCACTGCCTATCTGCTCTCCTACAACGTCAAGGTCCTGAAAATTCCGTTCCTTGACGCGCTGGAAGTGCAGATCCTCGGCTCCGTGGTTTTCGGTATCTTCATTCCGGTCGCCGGCAAGCTTGCCGAGAAATTCGGCCGTCGTGAAATCCTGATCATCACGACCGTTCTGATCGGCCTGTTCTCCTTCCTTCTGCCCAGCCTGATGACCGGCGGGGAAGGCTCGATCTTCGTCTTCGCCGCTCTGGCGATGATGTTGATGGGCATGACATACGGCCTGATCGGCACGGCGCTTGCAGCCCCCTTCCCGACCCGCGTGCGCTACACCGGATCGTCCATCACCTTCAACATGGCCGGCATCTTCGGCGCGTCGCTGGCGCCTTACATCGCCACATGGCTGCAGGTGAACTACGGCATGGGCTATGTCGGCTATTACCTCTGCGTATCCGCCCTCATTACGCTCGCCTGCATTCTTCTGTCGCGCAAGGACGAAGTCTGA
- the lpxC gene encoding UDP-3-O-acyl-N-acetylglucosamine deacetylase, translated as MTIGLLGFQTTIAHAVQLKGIGVHSGNPVSMTFQPAEAGTGIVFNRLHDNGSVTELKAVSANVGNTDLCTVLGRSLTQSVATIEHVMAAIYAMGLDNLIVEVDGPEVPIMDGSSAPFIEAIESVGIKNLGVKRRYIRVIKPVRIDSGASWAEFRPYDGTRFEVDIDFDTPLIGKQSWKGDLTAETFKNELSRARTFGFMRDVERLWAAGYALGSSLENSVVISDDNSVINMEGLRYAKDEFVRHKTLDAVGDLALAGAQFIGCYRSYRGGHKVNANALKALLSDRTAYEIVEAPAARHQMVRAREFVAVNMPEFAPWSA; from the coding sequence ATGACCATCGGACTGCTCGGATTTCAGACAACTATCGCACATGCTGTTCAGCTTAAAGGCATTGGCGTGCATTCTGGCAATCCGGTCTCGATGACGTTCCAGCCTGCAGAAGCTGGAACGGGCATTGTTTTCAATCGCCTTCATGACAATGGCAGCGTTACCGAACTGAAGGCCGTTTCCGCCAATGTCGGTAACACCGATCTTTGCACGGTGCTCGGCCGCTCGCTGACGCAGTCTGTCGCGACGATCGAACATGTCATGGCAGCCATCTACGCCATGGGCCTCGACAACCTCATCGTCGAGGTTGACGGCCCGGAAGTTCCGATCATGGACGGCAGCTCGGCACCTTTCATCGAGGCGATTGAATCCGTTGGCATCAAGAACCTTGGTGTGAAGCGTCGCTATATCAGGGTCATCAAACCTGTACGCATCGATTCGGGTGCTTCTTGGGCGGAATTCCGTCCCTATGACGGCACGCGCTTCGAGGTCGACATTGATTTCGATACGCCGCTCATCGGCAAGCAGTCGTGGAAGGGTGACCTGACGGCGGAGACGTTCAAGAACGAGTTGTCGCGTGCCCGCACCTTCGGCTTCATGCGCGACGTGGAGCGTCTGTGGGCCGCCGGTTATGCGCTGGGTTCCTCGCTTGAGAACTCGGTCGTCATCTCCGACGACAACAGCGTCATCAATATGGAAGGCCTGCGTTATGCCAAGGACGAATTCGTCCGCCACAAGACGCTGGATGCCGTGGGCGACCTGGCGCTTGCCGGCGCGCAGTTCATCGGCTGCTATCGTTCGTACCGCGGTGGTCACAAGGTCAACGCCAATGCGCTGAAGGCGCTGTTGAGCGACCGTACGGCTTACGAGATCGTCGAAGCCCCGGCTGCCCGCCATCAGATGGTTCGCGCGCGCGAATTTGTGGCGGTCAACATGCCCGAATTCGCACCCTGGTCTGCATAA
- a CDS encoding GGDEF domain-containing protein: MMLGLWKKPIEMMSFSVATLEGRRRLKPLEFSIRIACLVTLIVILMCTGGLTLLAQFGLVTDLFNGIMLAVTLGGAVAFTVTLLVCWLNAREVQILVQSHERFLHLSHTDALTGLSNRLGLYAACDKLGTDYCVAFFDIDHFKSVNDRYSHLVGDLVISSVASRIREYFDPPAHVARLGGEEFVVVQETNRLAFLQMCERVRAAVAATPVDYQGLRITVTISIGVAFRGDAEIFDKVMHNADLALYRAKEGGRNRVCMTGHVERRQSVA, from the coding sequence ATGATGTTGGGTCTTTGGAAAAAACCGATCGAGATGATGAGTTTTTCGGTCGCGACGCTCGAGGGTCGGCGGCGGCTCAAGCCTCTGGAATTCTCCATTCGTATTGCTTGTCTCGTGACGCTCATTGTCATTCTGATGTGCACTGGCGGCCTGACGCTTCTCGCCCAGTTCGGACTCGTGACCGATCTCTTCAATGGGATCATGTTGGCTGTGACGCTCGGCGGCGCTGTGGCGTTCACGGTGACATTGCTGGTCTGCTGGCTGAATGCGAGGGAAGTACAAATTCTCGTGCAATCTCACGAGCGTTTTCTGCATCTGAGCCATACGGACGCCCTGACTGGTCTCAGCAACCGGCTCGGCCTTTATGCGGCATGTGATAAACTCGGCACCGACTACTGCGTCGCATTTTTCGATATCGATCATTTCAAATCGGTGAATGACAGGTACAGCCATCTCGTCGGCGATCTCGTCATATCGAGCGTCGCCAGCCGGATAAGGGAGTATTTCGATCCTCCAGCGCATGTCGCGCGCTTGGGCGGCGAGGAATTTGTGGTCGTCCAGGAGACCAACCGGCTGGCCTTCCTGCAGATGTGCGAGAGGGTGCGCGCAGCCGTCGCGGCGACGCCGGTGGACTACCAGGGCTTGCGGATCACGGTAACGATTTCGATTGGTGTCGCTTTTCGCGGCGATGCCGAAATTTTCGACAAGGTCATGCACAATGCCGATCTGGCGCTTTATCGGGCGAAAGAGGGCGGCCGCAATCGCGTCTGCATGACGGGGCACGTGGAGCGCCGACAGTCGGTGGCTTAA
- the ftsA gene encoding cell division protein FtsA has translation MSFFGSSHFGLPRLKPLSSKRSHIVSVLDIGSTKVVCMIGRLTPRQESEILPGRTHKVEIIGIGHQRSRGVKSGVIADLDALEGVIRLAVDAAERMAGLTVDSLIVNVSAGRLASDIYTASIDLGGQEVEASDLRKVLVAASQQSMRQDRAILHSLPTGYSLDGERGIRDPLSMYGDLLGVDMHVVTVERTALKNLELCVNRAHLSVEGMVATPYASGLAALVDDEVELGCAAIDMGGGTTTISVFAEGRLIHTDAIGLGGHHVTTDLARGLSTRIEDAERLKVVHGSALLNGADERDMISIPPIGEDDRDQPSQVSRALVTRIVRARIEETLELIRDRIQKSGFSPIVGKRVVLTGGASQLTGLPETARRILARNVRIGRPMGVAGLPVAAKGPAFSTACGLMIYPQVADIEIHAAQGGMFSPFGNGSGRIARVGQWLKESF, from the coding sequence ATGAGCTTTTTCGGTTCTTCCCATTTCGGCCTGCCTCGGCTGAAGCCGCTGTCTTCCAAGCGCAGCCACATCGTTTCGGTGCTGGACATCGGCTCGACCAAGGTCGTTTGCATGATCGGCCGGCTGACGCCCCGCCAGGAAAGCGAAATTCTGCCCGGCCGCACCCACAAGGTGGAAATCATCGGCATCGGCCACCAGCGTTCGCGCGGCGTGAAGTCAGGCGTGATCGCCGACCTTGATGCGCTGGAAGGTGTCATTCGTCTTGCGGTCGACGCGGCCGAGCGCATGGCGGGGCTTACCGTCGACAGCCTGATCGTCAATGTTTCGGCTGGAAGGCTTGCCAGCGATATCTATACGGCGAGCATCGATCTCGGCGGGCAGGAAGTGGAAGCGAGCGATCTGCGCAAGGTTCTGGTGGCGGCAAGCCAGCAGTCCATGCGCCAGGACCGGGCCATCCTGCATTCGCTGCCGACGGGATACTCGCTGGATGGTGAGCGCGGTATCCGCGATCCGCTCTCCATGTATGGCGACCTTCTCGGCGTCGACATGCATGTGGTGACCGTCGAACGCACGGCGTTGAAGAACCTCGAGCTTTGCGTCAACCGCGCGCATCTGTCGGTCGAAGGCATGGTGGCGACGCCCTATGCCAGCGGTCTCGCGGCGCTGGTGGACGACGAAGTCGAACTCGGCTGCGCCGCCATCGACATGGGCGGCGGCACGACGACGATCTCGGTTTTCGCCGAAGGCCGGCTCATCCATACGGATGCGATCGGCCTTGGCGGCCATCACGTTACGACAGATCTTGCACGAGGCCTCTCGACACGAATCGAAGATGCGGAGAGACTGAAGGTGGTGCATGGTTCGGCATTGCTGAATGGCGCGGATGAGCGCGACATGATTTCGATCCCGCCGATTGGCGAAGATGATCGCGATCAACCATCGCAAGTTTCAAGAGCATTGGTCACCCGTATCGTGCGGGCACGTATCGAAGAGACGCTGGAATTGATCCGTGATCGTATCCAGAAGTCCGGCTTCAGTCCGATTGTCGGCAAGCGTGTCGTCCTGACCGGCGGCGCAAGCCAGCTGACGGGTCTGCCGGAAACGGCGCGGCGCATTCTTGCCCGCAACGTCCGTATCGGCCGCCCGATGGGTGTTGCCGGTCTTCCGGTCGCGGCAAAGGGGCCTGCCTTTTCGACGGCGTGCGGACTGATGATCTATCCGCAGGTGGCGGACATCGAAATTCATGCGGCGCAAGGCGGAATGTTCTCGCCGTTTGGCAATGGTAGCGGCCGGATAGCCCGGGTGGGGCAATGGCTGAAAGAGAGTTTTTGA